The genomic DNA ATGTTAGCTGTCCCCTGCCCAATCCCCAGCCCTTCAAACTAAAGCCACCGTGATGAATCGGAGACCCTCTGAATGTGCTGTCCCAACATGCCCTCTGTGTTCATTGCGGGTTTCAGAGTATGAGGAAGGGTTTGGATGCTTGTCATATTTTTcaataaagacaaaagagtgctgagtgtgtttgtttagagCTCCAAACATGCCAGGGACACATGCAAATGAGCGAGGAGTCTGGCTAAGTGATGCACTCATACAATAAGTAAACAAAGCTGTCTGTGCCCACTCGTACCACTCCTGTGGGCATCTCTTTGTTTTGTTACTGAATGTAGTGTCCTCTGGCTACACCAATATCCGTATCTTTATTCTTAACTTGCTGTTATCTGCAGAGTTGATATTTCAATGTccattctctttttctctcagggtttgatttttatttcaaCCATGAGACACTAAAACACACCTGAAATCCATACTAATGAATTTCTGTTAGGTGAGTTGGCAGCACTGTAAAGAAGGACAAAGCAGGTTTCATTAGAGGTCTTACAGATTGCCAAGCCTGAAGATAGGTGAAAATCATATTATCATCTTCCTGCAATGGACACAAAGAGGCCAATGTCCAAATGTTGGTCGGGTACCAACACCAGCCTAATTTTAATGGTCTTACCAGagtgttgtgtttgtgccaCATCACATGAATTTGGAGAATTTCTTTTGATGGATAGTCTAATTAGTCAAGCATTAACAGAGAATATTGCTCGCCTTCAATTCTTTAACCTGTCATATATTGTCAGGGTCCTCCTGTAAATAGAAGTGCTTGTcttggaggggaggaagggtgTGAAGTGATGTACTTTAGAGCTGAAGGGGCTACAGTGTCAGTTAGGAGGAAACAAAGAGGCTTGTCTGCTCTTAAACGGAGTGATGATTGCTTTTGTACAATAATATAGCTCTCAGAAAAGAGGCCACTGGCAGGGTCTGAAACAGGAAGGCAGTGCTGGCAGCCATGTTTTGACACAGCAGATAGGGGAAGATTAAGTGTTGAAACCAAAGCTGGCAAAAGACGATAAGGGAtgggcttttttctttttttattcccatAAACTTAATGTCATATTTTAAGATATTCAAGTTTGTGTCAACAACTAAACATCAGCTGTGAGAACAAACAGCACAACATTGGTACCTTTTTGTGTAACGACTACTACAATtgaaagcaaagaaaaataagtgatgaaaataaaagtgcAAAGACCGGTATTCTTGACTGATCGATATTGTGAACACAACTCTTACATCAGCTGTAAATACAGTCTCTAGAGTGGGAGGTGAGAGGTCTAACTGTGAAGTCATGCAGAGGTTATTTGGAAATGTGATTATGAAGGAGTTAAATTTTTACAAAGATGTCAGGATACAGTGACACCCAGATTTATATTTGTAACATATGGTAATGCAATCAGTGTGGTGCATATGTAAGGATTCTGTTACTGAGCAAATATAATTGGGATGGAGTTGATGACATTGTGGGGCTTATGCTGTCATTCAAACAGATGCTAACAAAGACAAGACATATTACGCTGAGAGCTGAGGAAACCAGGCTTTGACATGCAATGCGTGGTTGGAAATAGCCTGTTAATGAATAGacagcagagagggaaaaaatgaagaCGGCAGAGGAGATACATGAAGCGTGCTGTGCGATAAAGTATTGCTATTGTTAGGCAGTGCTCAGGGAAAAGTGCTGCGATGCAGAAAGAGTGGAAAGTCTTGACAGCTTTCCGGTGGCAGTCTGACGGCTGAGCAGGGAGATTGGAAGGAAAGTGCAGCAGAGGGCTGCTGTCAGGCCACACCAGAGATCCATTTAACAAGGTCCAGAGATGACCTGCACCACAACACATTGCAGGGGAATGAGAAGAGGGAGAGTGGGGCGGTGGGAGGGGCTGAGTAAGGCTCATGTATTTTTCCAGAGCCTCACTACCTGTCATGCTTGCAAGCTGGGATTCCTCACATGTGCATAGGAGCAGAGCTTGGAAAAATCTTCTGTAAGAACAGGAGCTGAAAAGGATTCAGAGATTTTGAGCTGTACCTGCCTTTATATGCCGGTACTTGGACATGCCTGTGACAGTTTTGCATCTTCATCTCTACATGAAGGACTATGTGAGCACAGATAGATACACTTCATTTTTACCTCAGCGTGCATACAGTGTGGTATCAGAAGTGATAAGTCACATGGTATTCCAGTCCATGTCACCTACCTTGGTGCTCTGTAACACGCTAATCTGAACCATGTTGGAGGACAAGCACAAATAATTAATGTGAGCAAATGCAGAATACGTCTTATTTTAAACACTGATGCCTTCAGGGCAAACACTTACAAGAATCTTTACAAGCCTTGCTGTAAGCACTACCACGCCTCTTGTATATCTCATCTTCATGCtgcatgtagaaaaaaaaaaatcttcaatcATGGCTGAAGCTCTAGCAAGGCCTCTGTAGCCCTCTTTCCACCTTGGCCCCAGGCATCAATCTCTTAGGCTGGCATGAAAGCTTATCTCCCAGAGTCAGGCTAAATGTCAACCTCAGGAATGCTGAAACACCATTAGTTATGTCCGCCCTATTAGAGCAAGCTAATTCCACATAAAAGCCACCCATCCAATTTTAAACGAGTCTGCCGTCACAGGGCTCTTTTCAGCTTTTTATGTCTTCATGTCAGCAGGGGCAGCAGGGAGGTGATGTGTCCCTGGATCCAAATATCATCACTGTTAAAATGCTTGTTGAGTCGCTGTTATGAAAAGGGCTCCCTGTTCTGTAGTAATATGCAGAAAGTCACACTCTATGGAAGGATATTCAGGATCTTGTCTGCTTTGTAATTTTGTGGTGTAcactttcaaaaacaaaacctaACAAGCaaaagcaaaggaaaaaaaagaagaaaaaaagaaaaagctgataAGCATATGTAACTACAGGCTGATTCTCAAATAATGTCTCATTAAAATGTACGGTGTTCTTTAAAGGGTTTATACATATTACATCCTGACCTGAATTAATATATTTCTGGAGATTTCTGTGACTATATTAGAACTGTGacttttaatatttacatacattattTACTTTTCCACTgattctcttttcctttctctctttctctctgtttctataGGGGGGCGACTCCTGTTTCTGGTCATGTGGCTGAACCTTGTGCCTCAAACTGACAGCTGCCCTGCCAAGTGTGTGTGCTACAGTGAGCCCAGGCCCACTGTGGCCTGCCAACAACACGGACTGTTTTCCATCCCTACTGAGATCCCTGTGAGGAGCCAGCGGATATTCCTCCAGAGCAACAAGCTAACAGTGGTGAGATCTACCAGCTTCAGTTCTTGCCATAATCTCACTGTTCTCTGGCTCTACTCTAACAACATCAGCTACATTGAGGCTGGAGCCTTCTATGGCTTGGAAAAACTGGAGGAACTGGACATTGGAGACAACAGCAACCTCCGCACCATCAGTCCTACAGCCTTCCGAGGCTTAACTAAGCTGCATACCCTCCACCTGCACAGGTGTGGCCTATCAGAGCTGCCTGTTGGGGTTTTCCGAGGAATGTTCTCCTTACAGTACCTTTACCTGCAGGACAATAACATTCTAACCCTGCATGATGACACTTTTCTGGACCTTGCCAACCTAACCTATCTCTATCTGCATAACAACAAGATCAAGATAGTAACAGACAACATGTTTCGAGGCTTAATCAATCTGGACAGGCTGCTGCTACACCAGAACCGAGTAATTTATGTCCAACCAAGGGCTTTTAGTGATCTGGGTAAACTGAAATcccttttcttgttctttaaCAATCTTACTGTCCTGACGGGGGAGACTATGGACCCGCTGGTGTCCCTCCAGTATTTGCGTTTAAATGGGAACCAGTGGATCTGCGACTGTCGAGCAAGGACCTTGTGGGACTGGTTCAAACGTTTCAAAGGTTCCAGCTCTGAGTTGGAGTGCAATGTTCCTGAGCTCCTGGCAGGAAAGGACCTGAAACGACTGAAAAGTGAAGACTTGGAGGGGTGTGTGGAAACGCCTCAAATCCAGACCAATCTCTTCAGCTCTAAGGCACAGTCTGGGAAATTCCCTTCCACCGAAAATCCTTTGGGAGACACCATCCCTAGGTGTTGCCTCGGAGATAACGACAAGTCCTCCATCCTGTCTGGCAAGAGTCGCCAAATTACCAACAACCCCCTTAAGGAAAAGGAGAACATGTCCAAGACTAAATATAAAGAGCCGGAAAGAACGAAAAATGAGACCCAGAACAAGCAGAATGATGGACCACTGGGAACCTTGTCCAACACCCTGGACAAGTCTTTGGAAAACCTAAACCCCGACCTTATAGACAATCTGGAATCATCTACAGcatcaaacaaaaagaaaaagaagtgctCCAAAAAGCCCAAATCAGATGCCCATTGCATCAAAGGCCGGGGTTCTACTTTGCAAGTGCTGCGCTTTCTCCTCATTCCCATGATCTGGATATCTCTAGCCATGTCTTAGGACTCCTGATCTCATTCTAAATACAGGACTCAAGATTGTTGATGCTCATGACAATGATAACAGAAGATGCAGTGACATCTACAACAGGCAGTGACTGAAAAGTGAGGAGTCACACTGACCCACTGTGGGTGAGGACAAACAAAATGAAGACGATAGAGTACATTTAACAAAATGGATGCCTTTACAGAACACTACAGATCTAATGTATATAATGAATTGGTGCCCAAAATTGTTTGTTCTCTATGTACTTAAATGTACTGTGTCTAAGCTACACTTCGGAGActtctccctttttccctctcAAAAGCTTTTACTGCTTAGACAGACCACCGGAcgacaaaaaaagaagacaaaaacaaaaaaaactaagagGAAATCAGAGACAGAACGCACACAAAGAATGTTGGGTCCGTTTAATGAAGATAAACAATCTCCACCCCATTATTTATTCAAAGTGATGCATTTGTTGGGTaatgttatgttttttatgtttataaaaacaaatgttttaccTCCCCCAATTTTAGTTCCAATTTCATGACAGAAAGGGTATATGGGTAGCATTTAACAAAATAATGCTGTCAATTTGTTTATGGAGATTGCAATGGAACCATagatatgcattttattttacttgtgTACAAGTATGAATATATTATGAATAAAAGTTCTTATTTCGTAGATCTTGTTGATATTGTGTGGTATTTTTCAGGATGTCAGAACACATAGTCTGGGTAATATTGTAGAGAGCCTGTGATGTCCCAGTGCATCTTATacagacatattttatataatgaGGTAAAATAAGATTGATCAGATGCAATGTAATTTATAATTTAGCCTATAGAAACTGACAACAATTTGGATATTTAAGTCTTAAATTACGTGTTCTTGTTAAGTCTTTTAATAAGCAAACATGTCAAACTTTTGCTCTTTCTACCTTCTCTAATGAGATGACTTGCTGTTGCTTTCTGTTTACATATTGAATATTCTCTGGTGTTTCACAGTATTGGTTGTCAAATTAAGCTATTTGAAAACATCACCTCAGGCATTTAAACAAAGTTATCGATCAGTTAATTGCCAAAAATAATAGTCTGactaatcaataatgaaaataataatttgtttctGCCTCATACCACaagataaaaagtaaaaacaattatttaaagCTCATGAGGGTTTATTCTACCCGGTATTCTGCTCTATTGCTGTTGTACTGCTTTAATGAGGTGAAGAAAAGCTACATTAGAGGGGACATTATTTTAAGATTATGTCAGCAAAACTGTTCTAAATGGGTACCAAAAGGCATTTGAATTTACAAAATGCATTTCAATTTAGCAATAACAACAGCTCATATTATGTCTCACTAACCATGTTGTGAGCCAAACAACATTCCTCCTTCCAAACAGATGGTGGGCCTACTGTGGCGTGCTTATTGTTTTGAGGATTGTTGGGAGACTGATGACCGACTGCCTGTCGAATCTGGCCTCAGCCCAAACCTCAGGAGTCcagattttgtttgttttctcctcagCCTCTTCAGGACGTTGGCACCACAGTGCTTGACACGCTCCAGAGGAGACCTGCATGAGCTCAGTTACAGTGAAATAAAGAGCAAAATACAGGGACAACAGAGATCACACTTTCAACAGTGCTTATTTTGAACTTTTCACCTCTTACTTTTCAACTTATGCCACcaaatattttaacttttatctTGTTCTGGTCAAGTAACACTAGTCTAATAATAACTCATGATGAATTTGCATTATCAGGCTTCTGTTTGATCTTTATTAGTTCCAACCTATGTTCTTCATACAATCTCCTTAGGCTTtc from Scomber japonicus isolate fScoJap1 chromosome 9, fScoJap1.pri, whole genome shotgun sequence includes the following:
- the rtn4r gene encoding reticulon-4 receptor; protein product: MKTVIIDGGRLLFLVMWLNLVPQTDSCPAKCVCYSEPRPTVACQQHGLFSIPTEIPVRSQRIFLQSNKLTVVRSTSFSSCHNLTVLWLYSNNISYIEAGAFYGLEKLEELDIGDNSNLRTISPTAFRGLTKLHTLHLHRCGLSELPVGVFRGMFSLQYLYLQDNNILTLHDDTFLDLANLTYLYLHNNKIKIVTDNMFRGLINLDRLLLHQNRVIYVQPRAFSDLGKLKSLFLFFNNLTVLTGETMDPLVSLQYLRLNGNQWICDCRARTLWDWFKRFKGSSSELECNVPELLAGKDLKRLKSEDLEGCVETPQIQTNLFSSKAQSGKFPSTENPLGDTIPRCCLGDNDKSSILSGKSRQITNNPLKEKENMSKTKYKEPERTKNETQNKQNDGPLGTLSNTLDKSLENLNPDLIDNLESSTASNKKKKKCSKKPKSDAHCIKGRGSTLQVLRFLLIPMIWISLAMS